The genomic region GAAAGCGCCGCGCCAGTTCGAGATCGCTGCATTTGCGCGCCGTCACGTCGGGCGAAGTGTGGACGTGCATCTCGTAAGCGCCGCGAAGACAGTCTCTCATGTGTTGTGCCTCCAGTTCGTCGCGAAAAAGCGCGCCCTCACAGCCCGCAGCGGGCGTACCGAGGGCGCGCTTTTCGGAAATCCAGTTTTTAATAGGGTAGATAGAAAGGGATGACGGCGACAATGACCAGATAGGTTACCAGCAGCATCGGCAGTCCTGCTTTGACGTAATCCACGAACCGGTACTGCGTCCAGCCGACGGTCATCATGTTCTGCGGGGCGGCGAAAGGCGTGGCGTAGGACGCGGCGCCGGCCAGCGTGATGATCATGCAGATGGGATAAGGACTGACGTTGATCGCTTTGGCGATGGAAACGCCGATGGGCATGAACAGCATGATCGTGGGAATATTGGACATCACCTGAGTGAGAATTGCGGCGGCGATGAAGATCACCGTCGTGATCATGAACGTGCTGGGATGTTCGCCGAGAATCTGCAAGATCAGTTCAGCCATGGCGGCACCGGCGCCGCTTTTCTGCACGCCTGTGGAAATGGCGGTCAACGAACCGACCAGCAGCATGCAGTTCCAGTCGATGGCGGCGATGGCTTCCCGAACGGTCATACACTTGGTGCCCATGATAACCAGCGAGCCGATCACCGCCGCCACGTGCATGGGCATCTTCTTGGGACTCAGCGCGATGACTACCAACACGGCAGCCATGGTGATGCAGGCGATGGCGGCCTTGTTTTTGTCGAAGGGTTTCTTCTCGACCTTGGCGAACTCGGGGACATATCCCGTGTCGGGCAGGAACTTCATGCCCACGAAAGTGAAGTACAGCGTGCCGAGAACGCAAATGCCGAGACCAAAGGGCGTGATGCCGAAGAATCCAAACGGCGTCAGACCGAGGTCGGCCATGGCGTTGGCCGCGGAAGCGTTGGAACCGACGCCGACCAGCGTCACGAAGCCGCCGAATTGAGCGCCGAAAAGCAGCGCCATCAGCGTGCGTGAAGAGCCGCAGCCGGCGGAGAAACACATGGCCGTGACCAGCGGGGCCATGGCCGTCATCACGCCGATGTTGCTGCACACCGAACTGAGGGCGCAGGAGACGATCAGCGTGGCGAGGACGATGTTGCGCTCGCTCTTTCCCGTGATCTTCACCATCTTTTCGCCGATGATGTCGGTCAGACCGGTGTGGAACAGCGACGATCCGACGATCATCATGCCGGCCAGCAGCACGATGGTGTTGCTGTTGTAGCCCTTGAAGATATCGCCGACGGGAATAATGCCCGCGTAGGCGTAAGCGATCGAAGCGCCGATGGCGGTGACGAGGATGGGCACCGGCTCCCAGATGAACAGAACGATCGTGGCGGCGAGAATGATCAGCGCGATTGCCATTTGGCTCATGATGGAGTCTCCTGTGGCGTTATTCGGCGAGCTTACGCGGGATACGCGTCGTCAATGATCTCGCAGCCTTTTTCTTCCAGCTTCTCGTCGACCCAGTCGCGCGTGGCGTGCCCTTCCTGCGCCGCTTTGAGCTTGCTCTGATCCTGTTCCATGAACTTTCGCGCTGCTTCCAGCACCCTTTCGGCATCCCGACGGGGAATGACGATCACGCCGTCGGGGTCGCCGACGATGATGTCGCCGGGGTTGACCATGATGCCGCCGCAGGCGATGGGAACGTTGATCTCGCCGGGGCCCTCCTTGAAGGGGCCGCCGGGCGTGGTGCCCGTTGCGTAGAACGGCACGCCGCCGTCATAAAGGCTGTCGATGTCGCGCATCGGCCCGTCGAAGACGAAACCGGCCACGCCGCGCGATTTGGCGTAAGCGGCCATAACCTCGCCCATCAGGGACTGGCTGCGGTCACCCTCGTTGGAAACGACGACCACGTCGCCGGGCTCGATCATGTTCAGCGCCTTGTGAAGCATCAGATTGTCGCCGGGACGGGCTTTGACGGTGAGCGCCACGCCGACCATGTTGCCGTCGCCGGGTTTTGTCATCAGATGAATGTCGGAGTGGATGGCGCAGAGGCGGTTCATCGTATCGGCGATGTTGGAGGCGGGAATGTGACGGAACGCCTCGACGAGCTCTTGGGGCGGCAGGTTCCTTTTGGTGTACACGCGAAATCCTACGGACATGTGAAAAACTTCCTTTCTATTAAGCAAGAAACAGATTTTAATCGAGAAAACGCTGCCGAAAAAATATCTCTACAGTTCTTCTTCCTCGGTACGGCTCTCTTCTTCGGCCAGGGCGGAGGCACTGCGGGTTTTGCGCCAGCGGAAGATAAAGGGCGTCACGAAGGAAACGGCGGCGAGGATCAAAAAAACGCAGGAAATCGGCTTGCTGAAGAAGAACGACCATTTGCCGTCGCCGATCAGCATAGCCTGCTCAAAGTTAGCTTCAATCATCGGCCCGAGGATGAACCCCAGCACGACGGGGGCCGTGGGCGTCTTGATCGTTTTCAGGAAATACCCCAGCAGGCCGAATGCCAGAACGACCCAGATGTCGAACGGCTCGTTGCGCAGCGCGTACGCTCCCACCGTGCCGAGAATGAGGATGCCGCCGGAGAGCACCGTGGGCGAAATCTTCAGGATCTTGGGGAAAATTCTTACGCCGCTGAGGCCGATGGCGAGGAAGAAAAAGTGGGCGATGCCGAGGCTGAGGAACAAGCTGTAAATCAGCGGCGCCTGTTCCTGGAACAGGAACGGTCCGGGCTTCAGCCCCTGGATCGTCAGAGCGCCCAGGAAGACGGCCGACACCGCGTTGCCGGGAATACCCAGCGTCAGCAGCGGCACCAACGAGCCGCCGACGACGGCGTTGTTCGAAGTTTCCGTGGCGATGACGCCGTCCATGCAGCCCGTGCCGAACGCCTCTTTGTGCTTGGAAAAGCGCATCGCTTCGTTGTAGGAAAGGAACGTGGCAATGGTCGTTCCGGCGCCGGGGAGGATGCCGATGAACGTGCCGATCACCGACGAACGCAGCAGATTCGCCCAGCGTCTGGCAAACTCGCGCAGCGGCGGTACCTTGCCCGTCAGGGCGTTCATACGCGACTCCTTGACCTTTTTGACTACCATGTCGATCGCTTGCGGGAACGAGAAAAGGCCGATCAGGCAGGGCACGATCTCGATGCCGCCGTACAGGCCGGGAACGCCGTCGGCGAAACGCGGATAGCCCGTCAACGGATCAGTGCCGAAGGTGCCGAGGAACATGCCCAGCAGCCCGGCAAAGAGACCGCGCGACATGGACTTGCCCGAGATGCTGGAGATGATCGTGATGCCGAAAACCATCACCGCGAAGTACTCGGCCGGGCCGAAAGACAGCGCCACCTTGGCCAGCGCCGGCGCGCAGAAACTCAGCACCGCGACGCTGAACAGCCCGCCGATGAACGAACTGATCACCGCGATGCCGAGAGCCTCCACGGCACGCCCCTTTTGCGCCATCGGATAGCCGTCCAGCGTTGTCGCCGCGCCGGCGGGCGTGCCCGGCGTGTTGATGAGGATGGCCGTGATGGCGCCGCCATAGACGGAGCCGCAGTAAATGCCGCAGAGCATGGCGAATCCCGAGGCGGGCGCCATGCCGTAAGTGAGAGGCACCGCCAGCGCCACGCCCATTGTCGAGGTCAGGCCGGGCAGCGCGCCGATCACGATGCCGACCGCCGTGCCGATAAAGTTCGAGAGCAGCACGCTGGGGACCAGGGCGAGTTTCAAAGCTTCGAGCCAATCTAACATGTGCGTCGCTCCTTCCTAATCGGGCAGAACGTTTGCCAGCAGTCCGGCCGGCAGCAGGACCCCGAGAACGTTATGGAACACGTAGTACAGCAACCCGGCAAAGACCGCCGCGATGAGGATGTGGCCGATCTTCAGCCTGCGCTCGATCACCGCCATCCAGATGCTGTAGAAAAGAAATGTCGCCACGATGAAACCGAGAGCGTGAAATGACAACAGATAGCAGAAGAACGAGCCGATGGAAAAGTACTTGTTGAAACGGATCTCGTCGGCGGAAGTCTGCGACGTGTTGCGGAGCTGCCAGGCGTAATACAGCGAGGTCAAGGCGCACAGCCCCATCAGGACCAGCAGCGCCTGCGGATAAGCGCGCACCTCGGCGGGCTCGTACAGAGAGCGCCACAGGAAGAACACGACGAAAACGACCTCGAGGGAAAGAGTTTTGACAAGAAACACGGGATTTTCCTCCTTCGTTGTGAAAAAAGAGGGCCCTGCGGAAACGAGGAGCCCTCTTTGGCATCGGTCGGAGAACTACTTGTTCGTCTTCACGCCGGTCTCGGCGATCACTTCGGCGATGTCGGCCTTCTGCTGCTCGACCAGCGCCGTGAAGTCGGCGCGGTTCATCCACATGTTGGCGGGCAGGCCGGCCTTGCCGTAGGCTTCGACGAACTCGGGATCGGCAAACGCCTTCAGGAAAGCCGCTTCGATCGCGGCCACCACTTCTTCGGGCGTTCCCTTGGGAACGACAAGACCGCGCCAGGGGCCGTCCGCCACGTCGATGCCCTTTTCGGCGGCGATGGGCAGTTCGGGATACTCTTCGAGACGCTTGGGAGCCAGCGTCAGCAGATAGGCGACCTGGCCGCTGCGCACCTGCTCGGAAAGCTCGGAAGGCGAGACGATCGTCAGGTCGACGTGACCGCCAAGCATGGCCGTAATGGCCTGGGAACTGCCGTTCGTGGGCACGCAGACCCATTTCAGTCCGCTCTTCTTGAGCACGCGGAGCACGGCGAGGTGGTCGCTGGCCATGGCGCCGGAGACGCTGATCTTGACGCCGCCGGGGTTGGCCTGCGAGGAGGCGACAAGCTCTTCCCATGTTTTGAAGCGCTCGCTCAGGCAGGCGATCGTTTCCGGTTCGTACACCATGTTGACGATGGGCGTAAAGGAATCGATCGTGAAATTGGTCTTCTTGGTCAGAGGCGCGATGACGACGCTGGGCCCTACCTCGCTGAGCGTATAACCGTCGGGTCGGGATTTGGCGACTTCGGCGTAACCGGTGACGCCGCCTCCTCCGGGGCGATTCTCGACCGCCAGGGGCTGGCCGAGGTATTTTTCGGCGACCTTCGCCGCCAGACGGGTAGTCATGTCGGCGGCGCCACCGGCGGCAAAGGGAACGATGATCTTGACGGGCTTGCCGGGATAGTCGGCGGCGAAACCGCACGCGGGAACCAGGAACGCTGCTGTTGCGACAAGCAGAGCAAAAATGCGACGATTCATTTTCATTGCGGGATCCTTCCTTTCAGTCTCAGATTTTCAGGCGGATCGGAATCATATCCCGTGTCCGCCCCAAGCCGGAATTTATTTGTAGTCCTTTTTCTCCCAAATGGAATAGATCGCTTCCATGGTTTGTGGCGCTACGCCGTTCAGCTCCTTGTTCATGCCAAGCGCCGCCGAACGGGCCAGGCGCTCCTTGACGCCGGCGGCGACCAACGGTTCGACGCCGACTTCTTTCATCAGTTCCATCGACTCGCCCACCTCGAAGGAACGACGTTCCGAGTGGATCAGGTCGGCGCCGGCCATCCGTCGGGCAATGTCCTTGAACGACTCTTTGTCCATCGTGCCGGCGACGGAGTCCATAATGCGCTCCTCGACGCCGCACTTGCGGGCGAACAGGAACGTTTCGACAACCAGAGCTTCGAAGCCTTTCATGAAAACGCTGCGCACCAGCTTGATGCGCGAAGCTTCGCCGGCTTTCGAGCCGGCGCCGACCAATGCGATCTTCATGCCGTAGGGCGTCATCGCCTCTTTCCAGCGTTCTGCGCCGTCGCCGGAGGCGAGCATCGGCACCTTGTGAGCGGAGACGACCAGCGAACCGAGCATGGCCGAGTCCACGTACTGCGCTTTTTTCTCGGCGAACAGAGCCGCTTCCTTTTCTTTGACGTGGGGCAGCGCCGTGGTCACGTCGACGAACAGCTGGCCTTCCTTCGCGAACGGTAGCAGCCCCTCTGCCGTGGAAGCGGTAAAGCGCGCCGGCACGCAGATGACGACGATATCGCAATTTTTCACGATCTCTTCGGCCGACGCCGCCACCGCGACGCCGGCGTCGGCGCAGCGCGCGATCACCGTGTCCTTGTACGCGCCGCCCATACCGAGCGCCACGTCAAAGGCGCGAATGTCCTCGACGCCTTCGCTCTTCAGCCCTTTGCCCATGTGATAGGCCGCTTCGCCGAAACCGATGTAGCCAATTGTGACGCTCATCGCATCGCCCTTCTTTCCTGTATTTGAAAAAAAGATATTTAATAACTGAAATTATACTATCAGCAGATTATAGCTTTGTCAATCAAAAGGATGTTCTTTCGATGATTAATATACAGTATACATTCGAGGCTGCCGTTACTCGCACAGTCTGGCGGAACAAGTTGGAAGAGCATCAAAAAAGAGAAGCGGGACGGCGCGCCGGAGAGAATCTCAGCGTGCCGTCCCGCTTCTTTCGTGCGAGAGTCATGTTTTTCATTCGTATTTCCGTCGCGGATTTTTTGGGAACCAGCCCTTTTTGACGCGTTTCGCCTGAGCTTTCAGCTCGACGACGCTCCACAGGTTGGTGGCGCCGAGGAAGGCGAGGATAGGCGAAACGACGCCGCGCAGGCAGGCGGAAGCGGACAGGCAGATCAGCGCAGCGGCGGCGAATAATGGCCAGACGCGCGTGCCGAACCAGTATTCCGCCTTGATCACGAGCGGATGATAGACGGCGATGATCAGCAACGAAGCGGCGGCGAGAACGACGCCCTCATAGTTCAGATTCACCGCGCGGCGTCCTTTTGCGACGTCGGAAACGCCCGCAGCCCCTTGCCCGCGTAATAGGAAAGGAAGATGAACAGCGCCATGATGGAAAAATAATTGAACAGCACCGCAAAATCGCTCTGCGTCTCGTCGAAGAAGGCGAACTGGTTGCGCAGCGTCAGAAATCCCCATGCGTCCACGCGTCCGAAGGCGCGCGCCCCGCAGACGGCCAGCGCCGCCGCGCCGAAACGCATCAGCCAAGCGGCCGCGCCGCGGTGAGCTCTGATCCCGAAGACGGCGCGCGTCATGCCCATGACCATGCTCCAGTGCAGGCCGATGTGGACGCTCATGAGCACCATGCCCCAGTAGGACGCGGCCAGATGCAACGAGCGGGCGACGCTGACACCGCGGGTGATGTCGAGGAAGGCGAAAACCGTACCCGAGATCATCACGCCCGTGATCATGATCACCGCGGCATCGAGCAGCACCAGCAGGATCGCGAAGTCTTGCAGTGCGCGCAGAGGCGTGTAACGTCCGCTGAAAAAACGCGCGAACCAGTGCCGGTTGAGGACGGCGTGAACGATGAAGAGCACGCCGGTAAGGGTGCCGAGGACCTCGTGGGCAACGTCGCCGACGACCTGATAGGCCATCAGCGCGACCATCAGCGCCGTCATGGCGAAATCCACGGCAAGGCGCGTAAGCGCGTTGGCGTTCATGAAATTTTCTCCTCCTTGAATAAACCAGAAGATCTGCGGTCAAAGATTCTGCGCCGGCAGATCGTCGCGGTCGCGCGTACGGTAATAGCGCAGCCGCGCAGAGGTCTGCTGGGCGATTTGTCCCGTCAGCGAGCCGCAGACGATGCCGCTGACCAGCAGGAACGGCAGGTAGGAAAGCAGCCCCGCGGTTTGCGTCACGGCGATGGCGGCCGCCAGCTGCCCGACGTTGTGCAGCGCGCCGCCGGCGGCGCTGCACAGCCACAGGCGGCGTTCCGGGATGACGCGGCGCAGAGGCAGCGTTCCCGCCAGGCACAGCAGCCCGCCCGAGAGGCTGAAGATCAGAGCCCCGGCGTTGCCGCTCAGCAGCGCGCCGAGCAGGATGCGGGCCAGCAGCACCAGCAGCGTCTCGCGGGCGGTACAGTGGTAGAGCGCCCAGACGGTGACGACGTTGGCCAGCCCCAGCTTGGCGCCGGGCACGGGAATGGGCGCGGGCAGGGCCATTTCGGCGGCGAAGAGAATCAGCGACAGCGCCGTGAGCAGCGCCAGACGGGCGAAATTTTTCGTGTTCAACTTTTCCTCCTATTGCGACAGGCTGTCGAGCTCGCCCTCGCTGCGCGGTGCGTAGCGCACCGTCAGACCGTGCGGCAGGCAGATCAACGGCAGCGACGCCGAGCGCAGCCAGCCCATTCTCACGCAGTCCTGGCCGGGACAGTCGGCGCACAGCACCTTGACGCGCCCCTTTTCGACGAGCAGACGGTTGTAGCCGCCGCCGGGAGCGCGGATGTCGATGGTGCGCGAACCCTTTTCGCGGCTCAAATCGAGGCGGGCGATCACTCTGCCGCGCTGCACGACCTCGACGATCCGGCCGGGCGGCGCGAACCACCGCCACAGGCACCAGCCGGTCAGGAGCAGCAGGACGGCGGGGATGAGTTTTTTCATCGCCGCACCACCGTCACCTTCGCGTCCGTGTAAGCGGGATCGACGGCGAAGCGAGCGTTCAGATCCTCGCTGATCCACAGTTCGCCGTCTTCGGTGAGCAGCACGAAGCCGGGACCGCCGCGTTCTTTCCAAAACGCGGCGGTTTTTTCCGCGCCCATGACGAAGAACGCGGTGGACATCGCGTCGCAGATTTTCCCTTCGGAACCGACGGCGGTGGCGGAGATCACGCCGCTGCGCGCCGGAGCGCCTGTGCGCGGATCGAGGATGTGCCAGTAGATCCGGCCGTCGGGGCCGGTGAAGAAACGCTCGTAGCCGCCGGAGGTGACGACGGCTTCCGCTTCGGCGCGCAGCACGCCGATCAGGCCGCCGTCGGGGGACTTGACGCCGATGCGCCATCTTTGCCCGTCGGGACGAAGCCCCAACGTCTGCACGTTGCCGCCCAGGTTGACCAGCGCCGATTCGACGCCCGCCGCGGCCATAACGGCGAGCGCCTCGTCGCCGGCGAATCCCTTGCCGACGGCGCCGAGGTCGAGCATGCTGCCCTCGTCGAGGCGCAGCATGCGCCCGTCGAGGTGGACATGTTCCGCGCCTGCGAAACGAAGCAGTTTTGCCAGCTCGCCGTCCGAAGGCACGCGGCGTTCTTCTGTCGTGAAGCCCCAGGCGCGCAGTACAGGATAGAGCGTGGGGTCGAACGCTCCGCCCGTCAGGGTGTTCATGCGCAGCGCGAAGGCCGTCAGCGTTGTCGTGTCCTCGCCGACCGGCACCGGCGCGCCGCCGGCGGCGTTGAGGCGGCCGACGTCGCTGCACGGGTCGGTGACGGACAGCTCGCTTTCGATCTGTTTGACGCGCGCGCGGGCCAGCGACAGCGCCCTCTTGCCGCGGGGCCCGTACGCCGTCAGCGTGATGGGCGTGTCCATGGCGTAGAAGCTCACGCTGTGCTTCCGAGTTTTTGCGAATTGGTTCCAGCCGATCCATCCCCCCAGCGCCAACAGGGCGACGGCTGCAAAACTGAGAATTCTTTTCATGACGTTTCCGCCTTTTTGCGCCAGTCCTCGCCCGTAGAAAGTCGGAACTGACGATTTTCTTCCGTGAATATGGTAGCACGCCGGTCGTTTTACGAAAAGAGTCTTGCATTATCTCGAGCAGCGTCTATAATAAAGGCATCTCAAAGCAGAGTAAAAACCGATGCGTCAAGTGCCGGCTGAACGGGGAGTTGACAGCTGGACGAAGAGCCTCCGGGCTTGCGGTGTCGGGTTTTGCATCCC from Pyramidobacter piscolens W5455 harbors:
- a CDS encoding SLC13 family permease, with translation MSQMAIALIILAATIVLFIWEPVPILVTAIGASIAYAYAGIIPVGDIFKGYNSNTIVLLAGMMIVGSSLFHTGLTDIIGEKMVKITGKSERNIVLATLIVSCALSSVCSNIGVMTAMAPLVTAMCFSAGCGSSRTLMALLFGAQFGGFVTLVGVGSNASAANAMADLGLTPFGFFGITPFGLGICVLGTLYFTFVGMKFLPDTGYVPEFAKVEKKPFDKNKAAIACITMAAVLVVIALSPKKMPMHVAAVIGSLVIMGTKCMTVREAIAAIDWNCMLLVGSLTAISTGVQKSGAGAAMAELILQILGEHPSTFMITTVIFIAAAILTQVMSNIPTIMLFMPIGVSIAKAINVSPYPICMIITLAGAASYATPFAAPQNMMTVGWTQYRFVDYVKAGLPMLLVTYLVIVAVIPFYLPY
- a CDS encoding RraA family protein, whose product is MSVGFRVYTKRNLPPQELVEAFRHIPASNIADTMNRLCAIHSDIHLMTKPGDGNMVGVALTVKARPGDNLMLHKALNMIEPGDVVVVSNEGDRSQSLMGEVMAAYAKSRGVAGFVFDGPMRDIDSLYDGGVPFYATGTTPGGPFKEGPGEINVPIACGGIMVNPGDIIVGDPDGVIVIPRRDAERVLEAARKFMEQDQSKLKAAQEGHATRDWVDEKLEEKGCEIIDDAYPA
- a CDS encoding tripartite tricarboxylate transporter permease; the protein is MLDWLEALKLALVPSVLLSNFIGTAVGIVIGALPGLTSTMGVALAVPLTYGMAPASGFAMLCGIYCGSVYGGAITAILINTPGTPAGAATTLDGYPMAQKGRAVEALGIAVISSFIGGLFSVAVLSFCAPALAKVALSFGPAEYFAVMVFGITIISSISGKSMSRGLFAGLLGMFLGTFGTDPLTGYPRFADGVPGLYGGIEIVPCLIGLFSFPQAIDMVVKKVKESRMNALTGKVPPLREFARRWANLLRSSVIGTFIGILPGAGTTIATFLSYNEAMRFSKHKEAFGTGCMDGVIATETSNNAVVGGSLVPLLTLGIPGNAVSAVFLGALTIQGLKPGPFLFQEQAPLIYSLFLSLGIAHFFFLAIGLSGVRIFPKILKISPTVLSGGILILGTVGAYALRNEPFDIWVVLAFGLLGYFLKTIKTPTAPVVLGFILGPMIEANFEQAMLIGDGKWSFFFSKPISCVFLILAAVSFVTPFIFRWRKTRSASALAEEESRTEEEEL
- a CDS encoding tripartite tricarboxylate transporter TctB family protein, whose product is MFLVKTLSLEVVFVVFFLWRSLYEPAEVRAYPQALLVLMGLCALTSLYYAWQLRNTSQTSADEIRFNKYFSIGSFFCYLLSFHALGFIVATFLFYSIWMAVIERRLKIGHILIAAVFAGLLYYVFHNVLGVLLPAGLLANVLPD
- a CDS encoding Bug family tripartite tricarboxylate transporter substrate binding protein, which produces MKMNRRIFALLVATAAFLVPACGFAADYPGKPVKIIVPFAAGGAADMTTRLAAKVAEKYLGQPLAVENRPGGGGVTGYAEVAKSRPDGYTLSEVGPSVVIAPLTKKTNFTIDSFTPIVNMVYEPETIACLSERFKTWEELVASSQANPGGVKISVSGAMASDHLAVLRVLKKSGLKWVCVPTNGSSQAITAMLGGHVDLTIVSPSELSEQVRSGQVAYLLTLAPKRLEEYPELPIAAEKGIDVADGPWRGLVVPKGTPEEVVAAIEAAFLKAFADPEFVEAYGKAGLPANMWMNRADFTALVEQQKADIAEVIAETGVKTNK
- a CDS encoding NAD(P)-binding domain-containing protein; translation: MSVTIGYIGFGEAAYHMGKGLKSEGVEDIRAFDVALGMGGAYKDTVIARCADAGVAVAASAEEIVKNCDIVVICVPARFTASTAEGLLPFAKEGQLFVDVTTALPHVKEKEAALFAEKKAQYVDSAMLGSLVVSAHKVPMLASGDGAERWKEAMTPYGMKIALVGAGSKAGEASRIKLVRSVFMKGFEALVVETFLFARKCGVEERIMDSVAGTMDKESFKDIARRMAGADLIHSERRSFEVGESMELMKEVGVEPLVAAGVKERLARSAALGMNKELNGVAPQTMEAIYSIWEKKDYK
- a CDS encoding DUF4491 family protein gives rise to the protein MNLNYEGVVLAAASLLIIAVYHPLVIKAEYWFGTRVWPLFAAAALICLSASACLRGVVSPILAFLGATNLWSVVELKAQAKRVKKGWFPKNPRRKYE
- a CDS encoding DUF4405 domain-containing protein codes for the protein MNANALTRLAVDFAMTALMVALMAYQVVGDVAHEVLGTLTGVLFIVHAVLNRHWFARFFSGRYTPLRALQDFAILLVLLDAAVIMITGVMISGTVFAFLDITRGVSVARSLHLAASYWGMVLMSVHIGLHWSMVMGMTRAVFGIRAHRGAAAWLMRFGAAALAVCGARAFGRVDAWGFLTLRNQFAFFDETQSDFAVLFNYFSIMALFIFLSYYAGKGLRAFPTSQKDAAR
- a CDS encoding Gx transporter family protein, with the protein product MNTKNFARLALLTALSLILFAAEMALPAPIPVPGAKLGLANVVTVWALYHCTARETLLVLLARILLGALLSGNAGALIFSLSGGLLCLAGTLPLRRVIPERRLWLCSAAGGALHNVGQLAAAIAVTQTAGLLSYLPFLLVSGIVCGSLTGQIAQQTSARLRYYRTRDRDDLPAQNL
- a CDS encoding NusG domain II-containing protein; the protein is MKKLIPAVLLLLTGWCLWRWFAPPGRIVEVVQRGRVIARLDLSREKGSRTIDIRAPGGGYNRLLVEKGRVKVLCADCPGQDCVRMGWLRSASLPLICLPHGLTVRYAPRSEGELDSLSQ
- a CDS encoding FAD:protein FMN transferase, encoding MKRILSFAAVALLALGGWIGWNQFAKTRKHSVSFYAMDTPITLTAYGPRGKRALSLARARVKQIESELSVTDPCSDVGRLNAAGGAPVPVGEDTTTLTAFALRMNTLTGGAFDPTLYPVLRAWGFTTEERRVPSDGELAKLLRFAGAEHVHLDGRMLRLDEGSMLDLGAVGKGFAGDEALAVMAAAGVESALVNLGGNVQTLGLRPDGQRWRIGVKSPDGGLIGVLRAEAEAVVTSGGYERFFTGPDGRIYWHILDPRTGAPARSGVISATAVGSEGKICDAMSTAFFVMGAEKTAAFWKERGGPGFVLLTEDGELWISEDLNARFAVDPAYTDAKVTVVRR